Proteins from a genomic interval of Streptomyces sp. NBC_01445:
- a CDS encoding MlaD family protein, which yields MRTSGARQAAAPLIKFSLFAVVTILATALLAATIVNISFTPEHTYRAVFSDVTGLEKGDDIRVAGVRVGEVEGIRIKDRTLAEVTFTVGADRPLLHSTGAVVRYRNLVGQRYVALTEGAGDGTGLKPGATIPLSRTQPALDLNALLNGFKPLFAALSPDDVNQLATEIIRTLQGEGGTVNSLLVHTASLTTTLAGRDKLIGSVIDNLNTVLETLDKRGARFSGLLKQLRRLVSGLSADRKPIGQSLVNIGGLTDATSGLLKDARPPLKDDIAQLTDLTGTLNKNENTVEGVLKRLPNKLNALTGTASYGSWFNFYLCDFDGRIVLPKTKQVLTPELHVARARCGA from the coding sequence ATGAGGACGTCAGGAGCCCGGCAGGCCGCTGCCCCGCTGATCAAGTTCAGCCTCTTCGCGGTGGTGACGATCCTGGCGACGGCGCTGCTCGCCGCCACCATCGTCAACATCTCCTTCACCCCCGAGCACACGTATCGCGCGGTGTTCAGCGACGTCACCGGACTGGAGAAGGGCGACGACATCCGGGTGGCCGGGGTGCGGGTCGGCGAGGTCGAGGGCATCCGGATCAAGGACCGGACCCTTGCGGAGGTCACCTTCACCGTCGGCGCGGACCGTCCGCTGCTGCACAGCACCGGCGCGGTCGTCCGCTACCGGAACCTCGTCGGCCAGCGTTACGTCGCCCTGACCGAGGGCGCGGGCGACGGCACCGGGCTGAAGCCAGGGGCCACGATCCCGCTGTCGCGCACCCAGCCCGCCCTGGACCTCAACGCGCTGCTGAACGGCTTCAAGCCCCTGTTCGCCGCGCTCAGTCCCGACGACGTCAACCAGCTCGCCACCGAGATCATCCGGACACTCCAGGGCGAGGGCGGCACCGTCAACAGCCTGCTCGTGCACACCGCTTCGCTCACCACGACCCTGGCCGGCCGCGACAAGCTGATCGGCTCGGTGATCGACAACCTCAACACCGTCCTTGAGACGCTGGACAAGCGCGGCGCCCGGTTCTCCGGGCTCCTCAAGCAGCTGCGGCGGCTGGTCTCCGGTCTGTCGGCCGACCGCAAACCCATCGGGCAGTCGCTGGTGAACATCGGCGGCCTGACCGACGCCACCTCAGGGCTGCTCAAGGACGCCCGTCCGCCCCTGAAGGACGACATCGCCCAGCTGACCGATCTCACCGGAACGCTGAACAAGAACGAGAACACCGTGGAGGGCGTCCTGAAGCGGCTGCCGAACAAGCTCAACGCGCTGACGGGGACGGCCTCCTACGGCTCGTGGTTCAACTTCTACCTCTGCGACTTCGACGGCCGGATCGTGCTGCCGAAGACGAAGCAAGTGCTCACCCCTGAGCTGCACGTGGCGAGGGCGAGGTGCGGCGCATGA
- a CDS encoding MlaE family ABC transporter permease — MSLSPTGALRQSGNLFAMALDVVRTVPRRPFQAREFIQQAWFVASVTILPTALVSIPFGAVIALQIGSLTRQLGAQSFSGAASVLAVLREASPIVTALLIAGAGGTAICADLGARKIREEIDAMQVLGIDPIHRLVVPRVLASMVVAVLLNGLVSVVGVAGGYFFNVVLQNGTPGAYLASFTTLAQLSDLWAAEIKALVFGAIAAIVASHKGLTAKGGPKGVGDAVNQSVVITFMLLFVTNFVMTAVYFQIVPQRG; from the coding sequence ATGAGCCTGTCACCGACCGGGGCGCTCAGGCAGTCAGGAAACCTCTTCGCGATGGCCCTGGACGTGGTCCGGACCGTGCCCCGACGGCCGTTCCAGGCGCGGGAGTTCATCCAGCAGGCCTGGTTCGTCGCGAGCGTCACGATCCTGCCGACGGCCCTCGTGTCCATCCCGTTCGGCGCGGTCATCGCGCTGCAGATCGGCAGCCTGACCCGGCAGCTCGGCGCCCAGTCCTTCTCCGGGGCCGCCTCGGTCCTCGCGGTGCTGCGGGAGGCCTCGCCGATCGTCACCGCGCTGCTGATCGCGGGCGCCGGCGGCACGGCGATCTGCGCGGATCTCGGGGCGCGGAAGATCCGCGAGGAGATCGACGCGATGCAGGTCCTCGGCATCGACCCCATCCACCGCCTTGTCGTCCCGCGGGTCCTGGCGTCGATGGTGGTGGCGGTGCTGCTCAACGGCCTGGTGTCGGTGGTCGGCGTCGCGGGCGGCTACTTCTTCAACGTCGTCCTGCAGAACGGCACTCCGGGCGCCTATCTCGCCTCCTTCACCACGCTCGCCCAGCTCTCCGACCTGTGGGCGGCGGAGATCAAGGCGCTCGTGTTCGGCGCGATCGCCGCGATCGTCGCCTCGCACAAGGGACTTACGGCGAAGGGCGGACCGAAGGGCGTGGGCGACGCGGTGAACCAGTCGGTGGTGATCACCTTCATGTTGCTGTTCGTGACCAACTTCGTGATGACCGCCGTGTACTTCCAAATCGTTCCGCAGAGGGGCTGA
- a CDS encoding ABC transporter ATP-binding protein, translating to MGVEICVEGLTKSFGHQVVWQDVSLTLPAGEVSVMLGPSGTGKSVFLKTLVGLLKPDRGSVKVAGRDITKLREHELYEVRKLFGVLFQDGALFGSMSLYDNIAFPLREHTRKSESQIRHIVLEKMDLVGLIGSEGKLPGEISGGMRKRAGLARALVLDPEIILFDEPDSGLDPVRVAYLNQLIVDLNAQIDATFLIVTHDIASARQVPDNIGLLFRRELVVFGPREKLLTSDEPVVRQFLNGRMQGPIGMAEEKDAAQVEQELARLGDVDRKARHAGNDMTPRLLPGPGIVRPPRWEAIARREAELHRKEAADA from the coding sequence ATGGGTGTCGAGATCTGTGTGGAAGGGCTGACCAAGTCCTTCGGTCACCAGGTCGTCTGGCAGGACGTCTCGCTGACGCTGCCCGCCGGGGAGGTCTCGGTCATGCTCGGCCCCTCGGGCACGGGCAAGTCGGTGTTCCTCAAGACGCTCGTCGGACTGCTGAAGCCGGACCGGGGCTCCGTGAAGGTCGCGGGCCGGGACATCACCAAGTTGCGCGAGCACGAGCTGTACGAGGTACGGAAGCTCTTCGGCGTGCTGTTCCAGGACGGCGCGCTGTTCGGCTCGATGAGCCTGTACGACAACATCGCCTTCCCGCTGCGCGAGCACACCCGTAAGTCCGAGAGCCAGATCCGGCACATCGTGCTGGAGAAGATGGACCTGGTCGGGCTGATCGGTTCGGAGGGGAAGCTGCCCGGTGAGATCTCCGGCGGGATGCGCAAACGGGCCGGTCTCGCGCGGGCACTGGTCCTCGATCCGGAGATCATCCTCTTCGACGAGCCGGACTCGGGCCTCGACCCGGTGCGCGTCGCGTATCTCAACCAACTCATCGTCGACCTCAACGCACAGATCGACGCGACCTTCCTGATCGTCACGCACGACATCGCCTCGGCCCGTCAAGTGCCGGACAACATCGGCCTGTTGTTCCGCCGCGAACTGGTCGTGTTCGGGCCGCGAGAGAAGCTCCTGACGAGTGACGAACCGGTCGTACGGCAGTTCCTGAACGGCCGGATGCAGGGCCCCATCGGGATGGCCGAGGAGAAGGACGCCGCGCAGGTCGAGCAGGAGCTGGCGCGGCTCGGTGACGTGGACCGCAAGGCCCGTCACGCCGGCAACGACATGACGCCGCGCCTGCTGCCGGGCCCCGGCATCGTCCGCCCGCCCCGCTGGGAGGCGATCGCGCGGCGCGAGGCCGAGCTGCACCGCAAGGAGGCGGCGGACGCATGA
- a CDS encoding MlaD family protein translates to MITRTVKAQLLAFATVTAVGVSYVGAAYTGLADGVLGRGYTVRADFADSGGVFPGAEVTYRGVPVGRVGALRLTGSGGVSVALDIKDGTRRIPADTLAVVANRSAVGEQYVDLQPRTTHGPYLLDGSAIPRGSTRVPLPTTDLVLSLDRLVNSVGKDDLRVTVDELDKAFSGTGPNLSRLVDSGNALVESASGSLPQTISLIEDSRKVLKTQADQGSSIKSFAHDLAALTAQLKSSDGDLRKLIGNATPAAQQLNSLLKSTGPRLSVLLANLISGGQVTLARLPGVEQSLVTFPALVAGSYTVVPGDGTTHFGLVVNADDPPPCTQGYGTARRAPSDTSTREANTDARCTAPRGGKTSVRGAQNAPGAPAGSGGADQSAYVTPYDPETGMATGPDGTPVEIGSTGGQQTVFGRESWQWLLVGPMA, encoded by the coding sequence GTGATCACACGCACGGTCAAGGCCCAGTTGCTCGCCTTCGCCACCGTCACCGCCGTCGGGGTGTCGTACGTCGGCGCCGCGTACACCGGCCTGGCGGACGGCGTCCTGGGCCGCGGCTACACCGTACGGGCGGACTTCGCCGACTCCGGGGGCGTCTTCCCCGGCGCCGAGGTCACCTACCGCGGGGTGCCGGTGGGCCGCGTCGGCGCACTGCGGCTCACCGGCTCGGGCGGGGTGTCGGTGGCCCTGGACATCAAGGACGGCACGCGGCGCATCCCCGCGGACACCCTCGCCGTGGTCGCGAACCGTTCGGCCGTGGGCGAGCAGTACGTCGATCTGCAGCCGCGTACTACGCATGGCCCCTACCTCCTCGACGGCAGCGCCATCCCGCGCGGCAGCACCCGCGTGCCGTTGCCCACCACGGACCTCGTCCTCAGCCTGGACCGGCTGGTGAACTCGGTCGGCAAGGACGATCTGCGGGTCACCGTCGACGAGCTGGACAAGGCGTTCTCCGGCACCGGTCCGAACCTGAGCCGCCTGGTGGACTCGGGCAACGCGCTCGTCGAGTCGGCGTCCGGCTCGCTGCCCCAGACCATCTCGCTCATCGAGGACTCGCGGAAGGTCCTCAAGACGCAGGCCGACCAGGGCTCGTCCATCAAGTCGTTCGCGCACGACCTGGCCGCGCTCACTGCACAGTTGAAGTCGAGCGACGGGGACCTGCGCAAACTGATCGGCAACGCGACGCCGGCCGCGCAGCAGCTGAACTCGCTGCTGAAGTCCACCGGCCCACGTCTTTCGGTCCTACTGGCGAATCTGATCAGCGGTGGCCAGGTCACGCTGGCGCGCCTGCCCGGCGTGGAGCAGTCCTTGGTCACCTTCCCCGCGCTGGTCGCGGGCAGCTACACGGTCGTCCCGGGCGACGGCACCACCCACTTCGGCCTCGTGGTGAACGCCGACGACCCGCCGCCGTGCACCCAGGGGTACGGGACGGCGCGGCGCGCCCCCTCGGACACCAGCACGCGCGAGGCGAACACCGACGCGCGTTGCACGGCCCCGCGCGGCGGCAAGACGTCGGTGCGGGGCGCGCAGAACGCCCCCGGCGCGCCGGCCGGTTCCGGCGGTGCGGACCAGTCGGCGTACGTCACGCCCTACGACCCGGAGACCGGCATGGCGACCGGCCCGGACGGAACGCCCGTCGAGATCGGCTCGACGGGCGGCCAACAGACGGTGTTCGGAAGGGAGTCGTGGCAATGGCTGCTAGTCGGACCGATGGCATGA
- a CDS encoding MCE family protein, translated as MTRHFLPRRTRRPRPEPLVKVRIDPPRLPKIRLLPRRAPRPRRPEPLVKVRIEPPRLPRIRIRRPHLIPFRERNPVVIGAVGLTVLALLAVAAFNADSLPLIGDGETYSAAFSEAGGLKPGDEVRIAGVKVGKVHDVDLDGDHVKVTFKIKGDPGFGTGTGAAIRVKTILGAKYLALTPKGPGQLPPGSEIPLRRTVPAYDVVQAFSDLTTTTEKVDTDRLAKALDTLSTTFQDSPAEVRASIKGLSRISRTVASRDQALGELLDHANGVTGVLAEHSEDFSALVKDGDKLFKEISKRRKAIHKLLKSSVALGIELSGLVDDNDKEIGPALKGLNRVVRMLERNQASLDRSVKLLAPYVRVFSNTLGNGRWFDSYVQNLVAAPVVPRTGGTR; from the coding sequence ATGACGAGGCACTTCCTTCCGCGCAGGACCCGTAGGCCACGCCCTGAGCCGCTGGTCAAGGTCCGCATCGACCCGCCCAGGCTCCCCAAAATACGGCTCCTGCCACGCCGGGCACCCCGCCCCCGCCGCCCGGAACCCCTGGTCAAGGTCCGCATCGAACCGCCCAGACTGCCCCGCATACGGATCCGTCGTCCGCATCTCATCCCGTTCCGCGAGCGGAACCCCGTGGTGATCGGAGCCGTCGGCCTCACCGTCCTCGCACTGCTGGCCGTGGCCGCGTTCAACGCCGACAGCCTGCCGCTGATCGGCGACGGCGAGACGTACAGCGCGGCCTTCTCGGAGGCGGGCGGCCTCAAGCCCGGCGACGAGGTGCGCATCGCCGGCGTCAAGGTCGGCAAGGTCCACGACGTCGATCTGGACGGCGACCACGTCAAGGTCACCTTCAAGATCAAGGGCGATCCCGGGTTCGGGACCGGGACCGGGGCCGCCATCCGCGTCAAGACCATCCTCGGCGCGAAGTATCTCGCGCTGACCCCCAAGGGACCTGGGCAGCTGCCGCCCGGCAGCGAGATACCGCTGAGGCGGACGGTTCCGGCCTATGACGTCGTGCAGGCGTTCAGCGATCTCACGACCACGACGGAGAAGGTCGACACCGACCGCCTTGCCAAGGCTCTCGACACCCTCTCCACCACCTTCCAGGACTCGCCCGCTGAGGTACGGGCGTCCATCAAGGGCCTGTCGAGGATCTCCCGGACGGTCGCCTCGCGCGACCAGGCGCTGGGCGAACTCCTCGACCACGCGAACGGCGTCACGGGCGTGCTGGCCGAGCACTCCGAGGACTTCTCCGCGCTGGTCAAGGACGGCGACAAGCTGTTCAAGGAGATCAGCAAGCGGCGCAAGGCGATCCACAAGCTGCTGAAGAGCTCCGTCGCGCTCGGCATCGAGCTCTCCGGCCTCGTCGACGACAACGACAAGGAGATCGGGCCCGCGCTCAAGGGCCTGAACCGTGTGGTGCGGATGCTCGAACGCAATCAGGCGAGCCTGGACCGGAGCGTCAAGCTGCTCGCGCCCTATGTGCGGGTCTTCAGCAACACCCTCGGCAACGGCCGCTGGTTCGACAGCTACGTCCAGAACCTGGTCGCCGCCCCGGTGGTGCCGCGGACGGGAGGCACACGGTGA
- a CDS encoding MCE family protein: MSALRRRAGAVVWAAVGSLLLSGCEFNGWYDVQLPGGAAADGHAYHVTVEFRDVLDLVPQSAVKVDNVTVGAVEKVELDGWHARVRLRVADSVKLPANALAGLRQTSVLGEKYVALSAPPGKAAVGRLRDGARIPLSRSGRNPEIEEVLSALSALLNGGGVSQLKTITVELNKALDGRENRVRSLLKELNTFIGGLDDQRKDIVRALKAVDRLSGRLGKEKRAIARAVDTMPPALKVLADQRRDLTKMLTALSKLGKTGSKVVNASHDDTVANLKQLRPILQQLNKAGDDLPNSLELLTTYPFPRNVVGAVKGDYVNLKITADLDLTDIYGNVTGGSGKPGKGHGDSEDPKAPGLPGLPDLPDVPDLPDVPAPTPRPSTPSLPSPPSGGGGGGGGPLCPPVCTSAYTTDADLPEGIDLALAELMLKGVQP; this comes from the coding sequence ATGAGCGCGCTGCGGCGCCGGGCCGGGGCGGTCGTGTGGGCGGCGGTCGGCTCCCTGCTTCTGTCCGGCTGCGAGTTCAACGGCTGGTACGACGTCCAGCTGCCCGGCGGAGCCGCGGCCGACGGACACGCGTACCACGTCACCGTAGAGTTCCGCGACGTCCTCGACCTGGTGCCGCAGTCGGCGGTGAAGGTCGACAACGTCACCGTGGGCGCCGTCGAGAAGGTGGAGCTGGACGGCTGGCACGCGCGCGTACGGCTGAGGGTCGCCGACTCGGTGAAGCTGCCGGCCAACGCGCTCGCCGGGCTGCGGCAGACCAGCGTGCTCGGCGAGAAGTACGTCGCGCTCTCCGCCCCGCCCGGCAAGGCAGCGGTGGGTCGGCTCCGCGACGGCGCCCGCATCCCGCTGTCCCGCAGCGGCCGCAACCCGGAGATCGAGGAAGTGCTGTCCGCGCTGTCCGCGCTACTCAACGGCGGCGGAGTGTCCCAGCTCAAGACGATCACCGTGGAGCTGAACAAAGCCCTGGACGGCCGGGAGAACCGGGTCCGGTCACTGCTCAAGGAGCTCAACACGTTCATCGGCGGTCTCGACGACCAGCGGAAGGACATCGTCCGCGCCCTCAAGGCCGTAGACCGGCTGTCGGGCCGGCTCGGGAAGGAGAAAAGGGCGATCGCCCGGGCCGTGGACACGATGCCGCCGGCACTGAAGGTCCTCGCCGACCAGCGGCGCGATCTGACGAAGATGCTCACCGCCCTGTCGAAGCTGGGCAAGACGGGCTCCAAGGTGGTCAATGCCTCGCACGACGACACGGTCGCGAACCTCAAGCAGCTGCGTCCGATCCTCCAGCAGCTGAACAAGGCGGGCGACGACCTGCCCAACTCCCTTGAACTGCTGACCACTTACCCGTTCCCGCGCAACGTGGTGGGCGCCGTCAAGGGCGACTACGTCAACCTCAAAATCACCGCGGATCTCGACCTGACGGACATCTACGGCAACGTGACGGGCGGGTCCGGCAAGCCCGGCAAGGGGCACGGCGATTCCGAGGATCCCAAGGCTCCCGGACTGCCCGGACTGCCCGATCTCCCCGACGTACCGGACCTGCCGGATGTCCCGGCTCCCACGCCGCGGCCGAGCACACCGAGCCTGCCGTCGCCCCCGTCAGGAGGTGGTGGCGGTGGCGGCGGGCCACTGTGCCCGCCGGTGTGCACCAGCGCCTACACCACCGACGCAGACCTGCCCGAGGGGATCGACCTCGCGCTCGCCGAGCTGATGCTGAAGGGGGTTCAGCCGTGA
- a CDS encoding RNA polymerase sigma factor, with translation MATHMPAEMRGADDRWQRMWSHREHLLKVARRRSMSPEDAEDAVHEAMLRAAERPDLDDERLGAWLTTVTMRLCVDRYRQVNREAEVHRSPTLTAPGPVPVEEAVCDRAEARWLAVRSEELPARQAEALRLKSEDLDVGQVAVRMGLSYRTVESLLARARRTLRNSLAGTLGLALFLWSRGKLRAGGHAQAVAVTSTAATLVAAGCVLPYVHGGDGRGAASRPSVSRTERAVRETVRPDGVGRAVTPKPRDLSAASPSHTARPSQSPGDHNRSLLPLSVPSLPDTSLSPVPPVPAVPGVSELPRVSGLPDMPAASTVPTTLPAVPKSPVEVPTRTALP, from the coding sequence ATGGCGACGCACATGCCCGCGGAGATGCGAGGGGCCGACGACCGTTGGCAGCGCATGTGGAGCCACCGCGAGCACCTGCTCAAGGTGGCCCGGCGCAGGTCGATGAGCCCGGAGGACGCCGAGGACGCGGTGCACGAGGCGATGCTGCGCGCCGCGGAGCGCCCCGACCTGGACGACGAGCGCCTCGGAGCGTGGCTGACGACCGTGACCATGCGGTTGTGCGTCGACCGGTACCGCCAGGTCAACCGTGAGGCCGAGGTGCACCGCAGCCCCACGCTCACCGCGCCGGGTCCGGTGCCCGTCGAGGAGGCGGTGTGCGACCGGGCCGAGGCCAGATGGCTGGCCGTGCGCAGCGAGGAGCTGCCCGCGCGCCAGGCCGAGGCGCTCCGGCTGAAGTCCGAGGACCTCGACGTCGGCCAGGTCGCCGTACGCATGGGGCTGAGCTATCGCACCGTGGAGTCGCTGCTCGCCAGGGCCCGGCGCACGCTGCGGAACTCGCTGGCCGGAACGCTGGGCCTCGCCCTGTTCCTGTGGAGCCGTGGCAAGCTCCGCGCGGGCGGGCACGCGCAGGCCGTGGCGGTGACCTCGACGGCCGCGACCCTGGTGGCGGCGGGGTGTGTACTGCCGTACGTCCATGGCGGGGACGGGCGGGGCGCGGCTTCCCGGCCTTCAGTGTCCCGAACGGAGCGGGCGGTCAGGGAGACCGTGCGGCCGGACGGCGTCGGCCGGGCGGTCACGCCGAAGCCCCGTGATCTGTCGGCCGCGTCGCCGTCCCACACGGCGAGGCCGAGTCAGTCGCCCGGCGATCACAACCGGTCGCTGCTGCCGCTCTCCGTGCCGTCGTTGCCGGACACCTCGCTGTCACCGGTGCCGCCCGTCCCCGCCGTTCCCGGTGTGTCCGAACTGCCGCGTGTTTCCGGGCTCCCCGATATGCCGGCCGCGTCCACGGTCCCGACGACGCTTCCGGCCGTACCGAAGTCTCCCGTCGAGGTACCGACCCGAACCGCCCTGCCGTAG
- a CDS encoding MCE family protein — protein sequence MKNLKRRVGLVTALALVAALTYVLWPRSEPVRVTAYFPRTVGIYPGSDVRVLGVRIGKVEKITPEGDRVRVELSYDEGRRVPADAQAAIINSSVVSDRYVQLLPVYRKGAVLRDGDVIPETRTAVPVELDRIFDSLHTTADALGPKGANKDGSLSRLLGVSADNLDGQGENLNRTVKDLSQAVTTLSDGRSDLFGTVRNLQVFTAALAADDKSVRSFNTSLSEVAAQLAGERKDLADALRNLGTALGDVSDFVKKNKKSLTSDVKGLSKVTKVLVTQRAALEELLDVAPTGLSNLNDAYNPSSGTLDTRNNAQQAQDPASLLCSVLRTTGDEGGKNPDCKELKKLFDSLPKVPKGPAVTGTVDRTLGGILGASA from the coding sequence GTGAAGAACCTGAAGAGACGCGTGGGCCTGGTCACCGCACTCGCCCTCGTGGCCGCGCTCACCTACGTGCTGTGGCCGCGCTCCGAGCCGGTGCGCGTCACCGCGTACTTCCCGCGCACCGTCGGCATCTACCCCGGCTCGGACGTCCGCGTCCTCGGCGTGCGGATCGGCAAGGTCGAGAAGATCACGCCGGAGGGCGACCGGGTACGCGTGGAGCTGTCGTACGACGAAGGCCGCAGGGTCCCGGCGGACGCGCAGGCCGCGATCATCAACTCGTCAGTGGTCAGCGACCGTTACGTGCAGCTGCTGCCGGTTTACCGCAAGGGCGCGGTACTGCGGGACGGTGACGTCATCCCCGAGACGCGTACGGCGGTGCCGGTCGAACTGGACCGCATCTTCGACAGCCTGCACACGACGGCCGACGCGCTCGGCCCCAAGGGAGCCAACAAGGACGGCTCGCTGTCGCGGCTGCTCGGTGTGAGCGCGGACAACCTCGACGGCCAGGGCGAGAATCTCAACCGGACGGTCAAGGATCTCTCGCAGGCCGTCACCACCCTGTCCGACGGCCGCTCGGACCTGTTCGGCACGGTACGGAACCTTCAGGTGTTCACGGCGGCGCTCGCCGCCGACGACAAGAGCGTGCGGTCGTTCAACACCAGTCTCTCCGAGGTGGCCGCGCAGCTCGCGGGCGAGCGTAAGGACCTCGCGGACGCGCTGCGGAACCTGGGGACGGCGCTCGGCGACGTGTCGGACTTCGTGAAGAAGAACAAGAAGTCGCTGACCTCGGACGTGAAGGGCCTGAGCAAGGTGACCAAAGTGCTCGTCACCCAACGGGCCGCGCTGGAGGAACTGTTGGACGTCGCCCCCACGGGCCTGTCGAACCTGAACGACGCCTACAACCCGTCCTCCGGCACCCTCGACACCCGCAACAACGCGCAACAGGCCCAGGATCCGGCCTCGCTGCTGTGCTCTGTCCTGAGGACGACCGGCGACGAAGGCGGCAAGAACCCCGACTGCAAGGAGCTGAAGAAGCTCTTCGACTCCCTGCCCAAGGTGCCCAAGGGCCCCGCGGTGACGGGAACGGTCGACCGGACGCTCGGCGGAATCCTGGGGGCGAGCGCATGA
- a CDS encoding MlaE family ABC transporter permease: MALLKALEELGSQLSFYGRSLAWTGRTVRRYKKEILRLLAEVSFGRGALAVVGGTVGVIAFLSFFTGTEVGLQGYAALNQLGTSNFVAFLSAYFNTREIAPLVAGLALSATVGAGFTAQLGAMRISEETDALEVMGVPSLPFLVTTRMIAGFVAVIPLYVVGLLSSYFAARTITTGYYGQSAGTYDHYFQQYLPPVDVLWSFGKVLVFAVLIILVHCFYGYYASGGPAGVGVAVGRAVRTSIVAINVLDFFLSLAIWGANTTVRIAG; the protein is encoded by the coding sequence ATGGCGCTACTGAAAGCCCTGGAGGAACTTGGCAGCCAACTCTCCTTCTACGGGCGCTCGTTGGCGTGGACGGGCCGCACGGTTCGCCGCTACAAGAAGGAGATCCTGCGGCTGCTCGCCGAGGTGAGCTTCGGCCGCGGTGCCCTCGCCGTCGTGGGCGGCACGGTCGGTGTCATCGCCTTCCTGTCGTTCTTCACCGGCACGGAGGTGGGCCTGCAGGGGTACGCCGCCCTGAACCAGCTCGGCACCTCCAACTTCGTGGCGTTCCTCTCGGCGTACTTCAACACCCGGGAGATCGCTCCCCTGGTGGCCGGGCTCGCGCTCTCCGCGACGGTCGGCGCCGGGTTCACCGCTCAACTCGGCGCGATGCGGATCAGCGAGGAGACCGACGCCCTCGAAGTCATGGGCGTCCCCTCGCTGCCGTTCCTGGTGACCACCCGGATGATCGCCGGTTTCGTCGCGGTGATCCCGCTGTACGTGGTCGGGCTGCTGTCCTCGTACTTCGCCGCCCGCACCATCACCACCGGCTACTACGGGCAGTCGGCGGGCACGTACGACCACTATTTCCAGCAGTACCTGCCGCCGGTCGACGTGCTGTGGTCCTTCGGGAAGGTGCTCGTCTTCGCCGTCCTGATCATCCTCGTGCACTGCTTCTACGGCTATTACGCGAGCGGCGGCCCGGCGGGCGTCGGCGTCGCCGTGGGCCGCGCGGTACGCACCTCGATCGTCGCGATCAACGTCCTGGACTTCTTCCTGTCGCTCGCGATCTGGGGCGCCAACACGACCGTACGGATTGCGGGGTGA
- a CDS encoding MCE family protein: MRVLRLRLYGVVFLAVLALLLSLSVAVYQQVFTSVVRITLEADSLGNQLDPRADVKLRGLLVGEVRAVRGDGSKATLDIALKPEYVASIPSDVHARLLPKTLFGEKYVDLVPPARSAHSSARPIRAGDVITQDRTRVGIELQQLMNDLLPLLRTVRPGQLNATLSAFATALEGRGDRIGDNLTRVEDYLHRLNPHLPSLTEDFARLTDVAEVYGDAAPDLMEILRNTVTTSRTIVEQRDRLAAALSTTATAAGTADDFLHANGDRLITLGRVSRPTLGLFARYAPEYPCLLAGLVREEKASEQAFQGGKMHITLEVVRQQGAYQPGEYPRYGDRSGPNCRDLPHPTVPAPGVHLNDGSAKGSSSGPADVSATRAEQRAVGSLVAPVMGVPADRVPPVATLLFGPMARGTAVSVV, translated from the coding sequence ATGAGAGTGCTGAGACTGCGGTTGTACGGCGTCGTGTTCCTCGCTGTGCTCGCGCTGCTGCTGTCCCTGTCCGTCGCCGTATACCAGCAGGTGTTCACGTCGGTCGTGCGGATCACGCTGGAGGCCGACAGCCTCGGCAACCAGCTCGATCCGCGCGCCGACGTCAAGCTGCGCGGGCTGCTGGTCGGCGAGGTGCGCGCGGTGCGCGGCGACGGGTCGAAGGCGACGCTCGACATCGCGCTCAAGCCGGAGTACGTCGCGTCCATCCCCTCCGACGTGCACGCGCGTCTGCTGCCCAAGACGCTGTTCGGCGAGAAGTACGTCGACCTGGTCCCGCCCGCGCGCTCTGCGCACTCGTCGGCCCGGCCCATCCGCGCCGGGGACGTCATCACGCAGGACCGCACCCGCGTCGGCATCGAGCTCCAGCAGCTGATGAACGACCTGCTGCCGCTGCTGCGGACCGTGCGGCCCGGACAGCTCAACGCCACGCTGTCCGCGTTCGCCACCGCCCTCGAAGGGCGCGGCGACCGGATCGGCGACAACCTCACGCGCGTGGAGGACTATCTGCACCGCCTCAACCCTCACCTGCCGTCCCTCACCGAGGACTTCGCACGCCTTACCGACGTCGCCGAGGTGTACGGCGACGCGGCGCCCGACCTGATGGAGATCCTGCGCAACACCGTGACCACCAGCCGCACCATCGTCGAGCAGCGGGACCGGCTCGCGGCCGCACTCTCCACGACGGCCACCGCCGCGGGCACCGCGGACGACTTCCTCCACGCGAACGGCGACCGACTGATCACCCTGGGCCGGGTCTCCCGCCCCACGCTCGGCCTCTTCGCCCGCTACGCGCCCGAGTACCCCTGCCTCCTCGCGGGCCTGGTCCGCGAGGAGAAAGCCTCCGAACAGGCCTTCCAGGGCGGAAAGATGCACATCACCCTCGAAGTCGTGCGCCAGCAGGGGGCGTACCAACCCGGTGAGTATCCCCGCTACGGCGACCGCTCGGGGCCCAACTGCCGTGACCTGCCACATCCGACGGTGCCCGCGCCCGGGGTCCACCTCAACGACGGTTCCGCGAAGGGAAGTTCGTCCGGTCCGGCCGACGTCTCCGCCACCCGGGCCGAGCAGCGCGCCGTCGGCTCGCTCGTCGCGCCCGTTATGGGTGTGCCCGCCGACCGGGTGCCGCCGGTCGCGACCCTGTTGTTCGGACCGATGGCGCGCGGGACGGCGGTGAGCGTCGTATGA